A region from the Verrucomicrobiia bacterium genome encodes:
- a CDS encoding IS4 family transposase — protein sequence GTSANAVRWQIWMALLVYLLLRYLAFLSEWAHSFSRLFAIVRTGLWRKWDLLKLLARYGTAEGSFRYLGRPEQAFFPGFI from the coding sequence GGCACCAGTGCTAATGCGGTGCGGTGGCAGATTTGGATGGCCTTGTTGGTCTATCTCTTACTCAGATACTTGGCCTTTCTCTCAGAGTGGGCACATAGCTTCAGCCGCCTGTTTGCCATCGTGCGCACGGGCCTGTGGCGTAAGTGGGATTTACTCAAGCTCTTAGCGCGCTATGGGACAGCCGAAGGCAGCTTCAGATATCTGGGGCGGCCAGAACAGGCGTTTTTCCCCGGCTTCATCTGA